From one Pseudobdellovibrionaceae bacterium genomic stretch:
- the rplQ gene encoding 50S ribosomal protein L17: MRHKVDKATFGRKQGPRVALMRGLVNSLVMHGRIKTTLPKAKELRRHVEKAVTMGKKGTLHARRTLASRYPNKDTVKALVDDLGVRFKARPGGYTKIIKLGFRPGDKAEMAYIQFVDFTAPEVAGEETVKGDAGAKKREKMAVRGVAKSRKKARKVQSKSRQANRPA, encoded by the coding sequence ATGAGACACAAGGTTGATAAAGCGACATTTGGTCGTAAACAAGGTCCACGGGTTGCCCTTATGCGCGGGCTGGTGAACAGCTTGGTGATGCATGGGCGTATTAAGACCACTTTACCCAAGGCTAAAGAATTGCGTCGGCACGTTGAAAAGGCCGTGACCATGGGTAAAAAGGGTACTCTTCATGCAAGACGAACTCTTGCTTCCCGTTACCCTAACAAGGATACAGTGAAGGCGTTGGTTGATGATTTGGGAGTGCGTTTTAAGGCTCGTCCTGGTGGATATACAAAGATCATCAAGCTTGGTTTCCGCCCTGGGGATAAGGCTGAGATGGCTTATATCCAGTTTGTTGACTTCACAGCTCCTGAGGTTGCTGGTGAGGAAACAGTAAAGGGAGATGCGGGTGCTAAGAAGCGGGAAAAAATGGCAGTTCGTGGAGTTGCCAAATCTCGCAAGAAGGCTCGTAAAGTTCAGAGCAAATCTCGCCAAGCAAACCGCCCTGCTTAA
- the secY gene encoding preprotein translocase subunit SecY, with the protein MLGVYRLGVAVPTPGVDGSAVLAFFQAQSGGIFGLFNTFTGGALERFSIFALGIMPYISSSIIFQLLQTAVPYLEALKKEGEHGRKKINQYTRYGTIVLALIQGYAMASWLAGSSSPDGKPLVMTPTFGLSLLTFKFVTVVTLTAGTCFIMWLGEQITEKGIGNGASLIIFAGIAAGVPKGAANLWQMMSNGDLAGAVVLALLVGMIAVIAAIVFIEVGQRRIPIQYSQRGGGRQAMQQQGSHLPLKVNFSGVIPPIFASSLLMFPATMAQFVDAPWMKNLQQSLTPTGAIYNVVFVGLIIFFCFFYTEIVFNPSDVADNLKKYGGFIPGIRAGKSTSDYIKKVLDRLTVSGSVYLSIVCIMPTLLIDYFNLPFYFGGTSLLILVGVALDTSQQIQSHMLTAKYDGIMKGVKVRSRRVQY; encoded by the coding sequence ATGTTGGGTGTTTATCGTCTTGGAGTGGCCGTGCCCACTCCGGGAGTGGATGGGTCAGCTGTTTTGGCCTTCTTCCAAGCTCAAAGCGGTGGAATCTTTGGCCTGTTTAACACTTTTACGGGCGGTGCACTGGAGCGATTTAGTATTTTTGCTCTTGGGATCATGCCCTACATTTCGTCTTCAATTATTTTTCAGCTTTTGCAGACAGCGGTTCCCTATCTTGAGGCTCTCAAAAAGGAAGGCGAACACGGTCGCAAAAAAATCAACCAATACACTCGTTATGGTACTATCGTGTTAGCGCTCATCCAGGGCTATGCCATGGCATCCTGGTTGGCCGGCTCCAGCAGTCCTGACGGGAAGCCTTTGGTGATGACCCCCACTTTCGGCTTGTCGCTTTTGACCTTTAAGTTTGTCACAGTTGTTACCCTCACGGCGGGCACCTGTTTTATCATGTGGCTGGGTGAGCAAATCACCGAAAAAGGCATTGGTAATGGAGCCAGTTTAATCATTTTTGCTGGTATTGCGGCTGGGGTACCCAAGGGTGCCGCCAACTTGTGGCAGATGATGAGCAACGGTGATTTGGCTGGCGCGGTCGTGTTGGCTCTTTTGGTGGGAATGATCGCGGTGATTGCTGCTATCGTTTTTATCGAGGTGGGACAGCGACGAATTCCCATTCAATATTCCCAACGTGGTGGTGGGCGTCAGGCCATGCAGCAACAGGGGAGCCACTTGCCTTTAAAAGTGAACTTTTCAGGTGTGATTCCTCCGATTTTTGCTTCGAGTTTGCTGATGTTTCCCGCGACAATGGCCCAATTTGTGGACGCTCCCTGGATGAAGAATTTGCAGCAGAGCCTGACTCCCACGGGAGCCATTTATAATGTGGTATTTGTTGGATTGATTATTTTCTTCTGCTTTTTCTATACCGAAATCGTTTTTAATCCCAGCGATGTGGCTGACAATCTGAAGAAGTATGGCGGGTTTATTCCTGGCATTCGCGCAGGTAAGAGCACCTCAGACTATATTAAGAAAGTTTTGGATCGCCTGACCGTGAGTGGGTCGGTTTATTTGAGTATAGTTTGTATTATGCCGACTCTTTTGATCGATTATTTTAATCTTCCTTTTTACTTTGGTGGAACAAGCCTTCTGATTCTTGTTGGTGTTGCATTGGATACCAGCCAACAAATTCAATCCCATATGTTGACGGCTAAGTACGACGGCATCATGAAGGGTGTGAAGGTCAGGAGCCGGAGGGTGCAGTATTGA
- a CDS encoding MotA/TolQ/ExbB proton channel family protein has protein sequence MEAFSKIAIAFVQGGMWMWVILAMQIVATAIIIERAVFLFFRRKKSEVAFSQSFENVIRKGELKQAYQEAEKQQDAHPVARAIRSGLQAAMNLGGKDEIQGKMDEVLLEENARMEKRTSFLPMLANVGTLTGLLGTITGMIKSFAAVSYASPMEKATLLSQGISEAMTTTAYGLIMAIPTLLLYAVLANRANNLTEDLNQAALKVYNWLSYAYEPVGVRAARSARGEAEQTIDA, from the coding sequence ATGGAAGCTTTCTCAAAAATAGCAATTGCCTTTGTTCAAGGTGGTATGTGGATGTGGGTGATCTTGGCGATGCAGATTGTTGCCACGGCCATCATTATCGAACGGGCTGTATTCTTGTTTTTTCGTCGTAAAAAATCTGAGGTGGCTTTCTCCCAGAGTTTTGAAAACGTTATTCGCAAAGGTGAACTGAAACAAGCCTACCAAGAGGCAGAAAAACAGCAGGACGCTCACCCAGTGGCTCGCGCTATTCGCAGTGGTCTCCAGGCTGCTATGAATCTAGGTGGCAAGGATGAAATTCAAGGAAAGATGGACGAAGTCCTTCTCGAAGAGAATGCGCGGATGGAAAAGCGCACCAGCTTTCTGCCTATGTTGGCCAACGTTGGTACTCTGACAGGTCTTCTTGGAACCATTACCGGTATGATCAAGTCTTTTGCGGCCGTTAGTTATGCCTCACCTATGGAGAAGGCAACATTGCTCTCTCAGGGTATTTCAGAGGCAATGACGACAACTGCTTACGGACTGATCATGGCCATTCCCACATTGTTGTTGTACGCGGTGTTGGCGAATCGGGCGAACAACCTCACTGAGGATCTGAATCAGGCTGCTCTTAAGGTCTACAACTGGTTGAGCTATGCTTACGAACCCGTCGGAGTTCGTGCTGCCAGAAGTGCCCGAGGGGAAGCTGAGCAGACTATAGACGCCTAA
- a CDS encoding DNA-directed RNA polymerase subunit alpha encodes MQPHYFKFWRELIKPTGFEVDKDSLTESYGKFQVRPLERGYGVTLGNSLRRVLLSSMMGSAVSAVRFEGVLHEFSTIPDVLEDVTDIILNLKEVRFRQFDGEPKTLRISKQGPGAVTAADIQLTDQVEVLNPDQHIATLGKDAKFDAEVIVSFERGYSEAAEQRKELPVGYIAVDALHSPIRRVNYNVSAARVGQRTDYDALSLEVWTDGSLKPEEAVALGSKILKEQLQVFVTFDENIEPEVEEEEAQSTQLNDNLFRSVDDLELSVRSANCLKNANIRYIGELVCKTEAEMLKTKNFGRKSLNEIKEILSSMGLGLGMKIDGWPPVGWDPNNPQKPGGAPMPGPRNPQ; translated from the coding sequence ATGCAACCTCACTACTTCAAGTTCTGGCGTGAGTTAATTAAACCGACTGGTTTTGAAGTAGATAAGGACAGCCTTACTGAGTCCTACGGAAAATTTCAGGTACGCCCATTGGAGCGTGGTTACGGTGTAACATTGGGGAATTCCCTCCGCCGTGTGCTATTGAGCTCTATGATGGGATCAGCCGTATCTGCGGTTCGCTTTGAGGGAGTGCTTCACGAATTCAGCACGATTCCTGATGTTCTAGAGGATGTGACTGACATTATTTTGAACCTTAAAGAAGTTCGTTTCCGTCAGTTTGACGGTGAACCTAAGACTCTGCGGATTTCGAAGCAGGGACCTGGAGCTGTTACAGCCGCTGACATTCAACTGACAGATCAGGTTGAGGTGCTTAATCCTGACCAGCACATTGCCACTTTGGGCAAGGATGCAAAATTTGATGCTGAGGTTATTGTGAGCTTTGAGCGTGGCTACAGTGAGGCAGCTGAGCAGCGCAAAGAACTGCCCGTGGGCTACATTGCTGTGGATGCTCTTCATAGCCCGATTCGCCGGGTGAACTACAATGTTTCCGCGGCACGTGTAGGTCAGCGCACAGACTACGATGCGCTTTCTTTGGAAGTATGGACCGATGGTTCTTTGAAGCCTGAAGAAGCAGTTGCTTTGGGATCTAAGATCCTCAAAGAACAGCTTCAGGTGTTTGTGACCTTTGATGAGAACATCGAACCTGAGGTTGAAGAAGAAGAGGCTCAGTCGACTCAACTGAACGACAACTTGTTCCGTTCAGTCGATGACCTAGAGTTGTCTGTTCGCAGTGCAAACTGCCTGAAGAACGCCAACATCCGCTACATTGGCGAGCTGGTTTGCAAGACTGAAGCGGAAATGTTGAAGACGAAGAATTTTGGCCGTAAATCGTTGAATGAAATTAAAGAGATTTTGTCCAGCATGGGACTAGGTCTGGGAATGAAGATTGATGGTTGGCCGCCTGTCGGCTGGGACCCCAACAATCCCCAGAAACCTGGAGGAGCACCTATGCCGGGCCCCCGCAATCCTCAATAA
- a CDS encoding VWA domain-containing protein, translated as MRAIGVLASLLVMVSVTVTSAKAEYQFTTLSFPGHMKIIVEANMRPATKVDYLFVVDNSGSMSSHQNNLAQSIEALIEVLTHSKVDYNAAVISTDPKNDTNGSPGQFRGLPRVISSRTPDGIGALRRNLLLGTSGSGMEEVFRPLQLALSEPLLSGSNSGFLRDDALLNVVVLTDAEDQGTLLAADIHSYLMGLKQGDPSRVVVDAFVVPSGSDRTKCSRDQSGVEPVKIEELVRLSAGQVFSICESNMKSALEKIGGRAVPTAGKWVDRIPMMVVPKVETIEVAYGDQIVQPGDIKRGWTYDYLANEILLGDEIEWALQPAGTPLVVTFVPLEWAQ; from the coding sequence ATGCGTGCCATTGGGGTATTGGCCAGCCTTCTGGTCATGGTTTCTGTAACAGTAACTTCAGCCAAAGCGGAATACCAGTTCACCACTTTGTCGTTTCCCGGACACATGAAAATTATTGTTGAAGCAAATATGCGCCCCGCTACAAAGGTCGATTATCTATTTGTCGTCGACAATTCGGGGAGCATGTCCAGTCATCAAAACAACTTGGCTCAGAGTATAGAAGCTTTGATCGAAGTGTTGACCCACTCAAAGGTGGACTACAATGCGGCCGTTATCTCCACCGATCCAAAAAACGATACAAACGGAAGCCCAGGTCAGTTTCGTGGACTTCCTCGAGTGATTTCTTCGCGCACGCCCGATGGCATTGGGGCTTTAAGAAGGAATTTGCTTCTTGGAACTAGTGGTTCTGGAATGGAGGAAGTCTTTCGGCCCTTACAGCTGGCACTCTCTGAACCCTTGCTGAGTGGATCGAACTCTGGTTTCTTGCGTGACGACGCTCTTCTTAATGTTGTTGTTCTGACAGATGCAGAAGACCAAGGAACTCTCTTGGCCGCGGACATTCATAGCTACCTGATGGGATTGAAGCAAGGTGATCCGAGTCGAGTGGTGGTTGATGCCTTTGTTGTACCCAGTGGTTCAGACAGAACGAAATGCTCAAGAGACCAATCAGGTGTGGAGCCAGTCAAGATTGAAGAGTTGGTTCGCCTTTCCGCGGGACAGGTGTTTTCAATCTGTGAATCTAATATGAAATCTGCTTTGGAAAAGATTGGCGGTAGGGCAGTGCCCACTGCGGGTAAGTGGGTTGATCGCATTCCGATGATGGTAGTACCTAAGGTGGAAACCATCGAGGTCGCTTATGGTGACCAGATTGTTCAGCCAGGCGATATCAAGCGTGGTTGGACTTACGATTATTTGGCCAATGAGATCTTGTTAGGTGATGAGATTGAATGGGCGCTCCAGCCCGCGGGTACACCCCTGGTGGTGACCTTCGTGCCGCTGGAGTGGGCTCAGTAG
- a CDS encoding AgmX/PglI C-terminal domain-containing protein: MTETNAQLVMENADGQTIRVFQWQNDQAVVVHRGDNRRVEIHPDVDFLTREKVPFTIVKKVMRSELAGKAMEIQGVGTLRLVTQVDHTAQNVEMGEDDDQRAWWRSFGISFIIIGGFMAGSLNAPRTTPALEEELKQHVVKIIKHVPRVERQAVPPAAMMAKNQTKVEPTKQAKPSVSVKRMGALGVLGRLSKSKQYGGVNLGAVKTSPGPGLGGGTGGSGGVQKTLYGKGIIAAPVGAGGNIKGAGGYGTKGKGGGQDGYGQLSLIGSSGSAPIPLGREAIIQGGLDRDMIAAVIQKNMGQIRFCYEQGLQGDPKLAGRVAVDFTIGGNGLVKIAGVGSTTLNSKVVEDCILLRLKSWKFPMPEGGVDVKVSYPFLLRRLGRG, from the coding sequence ATGACTGAAACAAATGCCCAGTTAGTAATGGAAAATGCAGATGGACAAACGATTCGGGTTTTCCAGTGGCAAAATGACCAAGCCGTAGTGGTCCACCGGGGAGACAACCGGCGTGTGGAGATACACCCGGATGTGGATTTCCTGACCAGGGAAAAGGTCCCTTTTACGATTGTCAAGAAGGTCATGAGAAGTGAACTCGCCGGCAAGGCTATGGAGATCCAGGGAGTTGGGACTCTTCGGCTGGTTACCCAAGTTGATCACACCGCTCAGAATGTTGAAATGGGTGAAGACGATGACCAGAGAGCCTGGTGGAGGTCTTTTGGTATCTCCTTTATCATCATTGGCGGTTTTATGGCGGGCTCTCTTAATGCACCTAGGACCACACCAGCTCTTGAAGAAGAGTTGAAGCAGCATGTGGTTAAGATCATTAAGCACGTCCCAAGGGTGGAGAGACAGGCTGTTCCTCCAGCTGCCATGATGGCTAAGAATCAAACCAAGGTTGAGCCAACCAAACAGGCAAAGCCATCGGTAAGTGTGAAGCGCATGGGGGCCTTGGGTGTATTGGGTCGCCTTTCCAAAAGCAAACAGTATGGTGGTGTGAATTTAGGGGCGGTTAAAACCTCACCTGGTCCAGGATTGGGCGGTGGAACCGGAGGCAGCGGAGGAGTGCAGAAGACTCTTTACGGTAAGGGTATTATCGCAGCCCCTGTTGGTGCTGGTGGCAACATCAAAGGTGCTGGTGGATATGGAACTAAAGGTAAAGGTGGAGGCCAGGACGGCTATGGACAGCTCAGTCTCATAGGTTCCAGCGGTTCAGCGCCAATTCCTCTTGGTAGGGAAGCGATCATTCAAGGCGGACTGGACCGAGATATGATTGCCGCCGTCATCCAAAAGAATATGGGACAAATTCGATTTTGCTACGAACAAGGTCTTCAGGGTGATCCAAAACTCGCGGGACGCGTAGCCGTGGACTTTACGATCGGCGGCAATGGTCTGGTTAAAATTGCGGGAGTTGGCAGCACGACTCTTAATTCAAAAGTCGTAGAAGATTGCATACTGCTTCGTTTGAAGTCTTGGAAGTTCCCCATGCCTGAGGGTGGGGTGGATGTGAAGGTTTCTTATCCATTCTTGTTACGTCGTTTGGGTCGCGGTTGA
- the rpsM gene encoding 30S ribosomal protein S13: protein MARIAGVDLPRGKRLEVALTYIYGIGRARARDIMKESGFDIKLRTDDLTDEHIAQLRSILDSSFKVEGDLRREIGMSIKRLMDLGCYRGIRHKKGLPVRGQSTRQNARTRKGPKKTVANKKKAV from the coding sequence ATGGCGCGGATTGCTGGTGTTGACCTGCCCAGAGGAAAACGGTTGGAAGTCGCATTGACTTATATCTACGGTATTGGCCGGGCACGGGCACGGGATATCATGAAGGAGTCTGGGTTTGATATTAAACTTCGGACTGATGATCTAACAGATGAGCATATTGCTCAATTGCGTTCGATCCTCGATTCCTCTTTTAAAGTGGAAGGTGATTTGCGACGTGAAATTGGAATGTCTATTAAGCGCTTGATGGATTTGGGTTGCTACCGCGGTATTCGCCATAAGAAAGGCTTGCCCGTTAGAGGTCAAAGCACTCGTCAAAATGCGAGAACTCGTAAGGGTCCGAAGAAGACTGTGGCCAACAAGAAAAAAGCGGTGTGA
- the rplO gene encoding 50S ribosomal protein L15 — protein MSALGNLKPKRGATHGSKRVGRGRGSGKGGTAAKGHKGQKARKGAPIRRGFEGGQTPMARRLPKFGFTNARFKVKYDVVNIGQLNRFEGDVTPETLKLAGLVGNGPVKILARGELSKALTVKAHKVSEKAKSAIESAGGKIEVI, from the coding sequence ATGAGTGCTCTTGGAAACCTAAAGCCAAAACGTGGTGCAACCCATGGATCGAAGCGTGTCGGTCGTGGTCGTGGATCTGGAAAGGGTGGAACCGCCGCTAAGGGACACAAGGGCCAAAAGGCTCGTAAAGGTGCCCCTATTCGTCGTGGATTTGAAGGTGGTCAGACGCCAATGGCTCGCCGTCTTCCCAAGTTCGGTTTCACGAATGCTCGTTTTAAAGTTAAGTACGATGTGGTCAACATTGGACAGCTGAATCGATTTGAAGGGGATGTAACCCCTGAAACTTTGAAATTGGCTGGCCTGGTTGGCAATGGTCCGGTTAAAATTTTGGCCCGCGGTGAGCTTTCGAAGGCTTTGACTGTGAAAGCTCACAAGGTAAGTGAAAAAGCAAAATCAGCCATCGAATCAGCAGGTGGAAAAATCGAGGTCATCTAG
- a CDS encoding biopolymer transporter ExbD: MAKQKKELDFEINLIAFISLLSVLICALLLTAIWVQIGTMNVKQAVGGQSQEETTKVPAIWAKMGPNGSITFRLQDAPKVSRKLAVKEVAGINNEVDLDGIAAHLEAVKKAVPELRTVLIQPKGDSMYEQIITLMDHFKKVGMVDLGVAPL; encoded by the coding sequence ATGGCGAAGCAGAAAAAAGAACTCGATTTTGAAATTAACTTGATTGCCTTTATTTCGCTTCTTTCAGTGCTGATCTGTGCCCTGTTGCTGACAGCAATTTGGGTACAGATTGGAACCATGAATGTGAAACAAGCCGTAGGTGGCCAGTCGCAAGAGGAGACCACCAAGGTGCCAGCGATTTGGGCAAAAATGGGACCCAACGGAAGTATCACCTTTCGACTTCAGGACGCCCCAAAGGTGTCGCGAAAGTTGGCCGTAAAGGAAGTTGCGGGAATCAATAATGAAGTCGACTTGGATGGAATTGCCGCCCACCTAGAGGCGGTCAAGAAGGCCGTTCCTGAGTTGAGGACGGTGTTAATCCAGCCCAAAGGTGATTCCATGTATGAACAAATAATTACCTTAATGGATCATTTTAAAAAGGTAGGCATGGTTGACCTTGGGGTGGCCCCACTCTGA
- a CDS encoding biopolymer transporter ExbD: MINRSILEDTAMRSPVGAASTLSPKSQGSKKNLVVGIMLTSLVDAFSILVIYLLVSFANSGEVLYLSKDMELPPASQSEVLKRTTLVKLESGKLYIEDKEIEPSALVGALIDIRKELRASHTGSEPFEPALTVQADRRVLYKELNQIVHASAQSGFSEVKFAVLAN, from the coding sequence ATGATCAACCGTAGTATTTTGGAAGATACAGCGATGCGAAGTCCAGTTGGGGCCGCATCCACTCTGTCTCCAAAGAGTCAGGGTTCCAAAAAGAATTTAGTTGTGGGAATCATGCTCACTTCACTGGTCGATGCGTTTTCGATCCTGGTGATCTATCTCTTGGTGAGTTTTGCGAACTCGGGAGAGGTTCTTTATTTGAGCAAGGATATGGAATTGCCGCCGGCGTCCCAATCTGAGGTCTTAAAGAGGACGACTCTTGTTAAGCTGGAGTCTGGAAAGCTCTATATCGAAGACAAAGAGATTGAGCCTTCGGCTTTGGTGGGGGCCTTGATCGATATTCGCAAGGAGCTTCGGGCGAGTCATACGGGGAGTGAACCTTTTGAACCTGCTCTGACGGTTCAGGCCGACCGCCGGGTTCTATACAAGGAATTGAATCAAATTGTACACGCGAGTGCCCAGTCCGGCTTCAGTGAGGTGAAGTTCGCAGTACTGGCAAACTAA
- the rpmD gene encoding 50S ribosomal protein L30, with product MAKAFRVKLKRSLIGTSKSQRDTVRCLGLRKINQEVVVADNPANRGQIYKVQHLLDVKPEN from the coding sequence ATGGCGAAGGCATTTCGTGTAAAATTGAAGAGAAGTTTGATTGGGACCTCAAAAAGCCAACGGGACACCGTTCGCTGCCTGGGCTTGCGCAAAATCAACCAGGAAGTGGTTGTCGCCGATAACCCGGCCAATCGAGGTCAGATTTATAAAGTTCAGCATCTACTCGATGTGAAGCCGGAGAATTAA
- a CDS encoding adenylate kinase — protein sequence MNILLFGAPGAGKGTQSALLVENHGMHHISTGDLFRHAIKNSTQLGLEAKKYMDKGELVPDTIVVGMVEEEFGNLKGKSFILDGFPRTVPQAEALESMLKNNSMAIDKAVFLEVPQGLLMERLTGRRICKACGAVFHMAAKPPKSEGVCDECGGELYQRDDDKAEVIKTRLEAYEASTAPLKAYYEEKGRLVTVEGTGETAQVFDRIDSVMKA from the coding sequence TTGAACATCCTCTTGTTTGGAGCTCCAGGGGCAGGAAAAGGGACTCAATCGGCACTTTTGGTTGAGAATCATGGGATGCACCACATCTCGACTGGAGATTTGTTTCGCCACGCCATCAAAAACAGCACCCAGCTTGGTTTAGAAGCCAAGAAATACATGGATAAGGGTGAGCTGGTTCCAGACACGATCGTTGTCGGGATGGTGGAAGAGGAATTTGGAAATCTAAAGGGCAAGAGTTTTATTTTGGATGGCTTTCCGCGAACAGTTCCTCAGGCGGAAGCTCTTGAGTCCATGCTGAAAAATAACAGTATGGCGATTGATAAGGCAGTTTTTCTGGAGGTTCCTCAGGGACTATTGATGGAGCGACTGACCGGTCGCCGCATTTGTAAGGCCTGTGGAGCTGTTTTTCACATGGCAGCCAAACCCCCAAAGTCTGAGGGCGTTTGTGATGAGTGCGGTGGCGAGCTGTACCAACGAGATGATGACAAGGCCGAGGTCATTAAGACTCGCCTTGAAGCCTACGAGGCGAGCACCGCTCCCTTGAAGGCCTATTATGAGGAAAAGGGTCGCCTGGTTACCGTTGAAGGGACCGGAGAAACGGCCCAGGTCTTTGACCGAATTGACTCGGTCATGAAGGCTTGA
- a CDS encoding 50S ribosomal protein L18, with protein MRIKFKKKTASKVVKRLKSKARIRKKVAGTAERPRLAIFRSTRNIYAQIIDDVSGKVLVSASTLKVAVPTQTKEAKTNKEAAKAVGSELAKLALAKNIKNVVFDRSGYLYHGRIKALAEAAREAGLTF; from the coding sequence ATTCGTATTAAATTTAAAAAGAAGACAGCTTCTAAAGTTGTGAAGCGCCTCAAGAGTAAGGCGCGTATTCGCAAAAAAGTAGCAGGGACGGCTGAGCGCCCTCGTCTGGCGATTTTCCGTAGTACTCGGAATATCTACGCCCAGATTATCGATGATGTTTCTGGCAAGGTTTTGGTGTCGGCATCTACTCTTAAGGTAGCGGTTCCCACTCAAACCAAAGAAGCAAAAACAAATAAGGAAGCAGCAAAGGCCGTTGGCTCAGAGTTGGCCAAATTGGCTTTAGCGAAGAACATTAAAAACGTTGTGTTTGATCGCAGTGGCTACTTGTACCACGGGCGCATTAAGGCACTGGCTGAGGCTGCGCGAGAAGCCGGACTTACTTTTTAA
- the rpsE gene encoding 30S ribosomal protein S5, translating to MENQGVELQERVVAINRVAKVVKGGRRFSFSALVVAGNGTGEVGFGTGKAGEVPEAIGKASRIAKKAMKKVNLKEGRTIPHEVIGTFGAAKIVMIPAAPGTGVIAGGPVRAVLETVGIKDILTKCVGTRNPHNAVRATLDGLCQLINQRPSS from the coding sequence GTGGAAAACCAAGGTGTTGAACTTCAGGAGAGAGTGGTCGCGATTAACCGGGTAGCCAAAGTGGTAAAAGGTGGTCGCCGATTTTCATTCTCCGCATTGGTTGTAGCTGGTAACGGAACTGGCGAAGTTGGTTTCGGAACAGGTAAGGCTGGAGAGGTGCCGGAAGCCATTGGTAAGGCTAGCCGAATTGCCAAAAAGGCGATGAAAAAAGTGAACTTGAAGGAAGGCCGCACAATTCCTCACGAAGTGATTGGAACTTTTGGTGCAGCCAAGATCGTCATGATTCCAGCAGCTCCCGGTACTGGTGTTATCGCAGGTGGTCCGGTTCGAGCTGTGCTTGAGACGGTTGGTATTAAGGATATTTTGACTAAATGTGTAGGTACGCGGAATCCGCACAATGCGGTTCGGGCGACTCTGGACGGTTTGTGTCAGCTGATTAATCAGCGGCCCTCGTCCTAA
- a CDS encoding outer membrane beta-barrel domain-containing protein: MKALKLVLTLAMLAGSAAIQADIMEDFDSLGGNDVLLEKAQALNPETKIEIVQGRIVDRQSRHEFYPEYGNILGGDSYLNTQYLGANYQYHFNPRWSVGLKYSNYLNELGSEGKNIIKQFGFIPELDWPKQSYMGVINYYPMYGKFSFFGKGIVHFDFYLLAGYGNIELKNGETSALTGGAGIGFWFSQHLTSRLEVRVLNYTSQRLAGAADMKLSVANFSLGYLL, translated from the coding sequence GTGAAAGCATTAAAACTAGTTCTGACCTTGGCGATGTTGGCAGGTTCAGCTGCGATTCAGGCTGACATCATGGAAGATTTTGATTCCTTGGGTGGAAATGATGTTCTCTTGGAAAAGGCCCAGGCCTTAAACCCTGAAACCAAAATTGAAATTGTTCAGGGCCGAATTGTTGATCGTCAGTCTCGCCATGAATTCTATCCTGAGTACGGAAACATTCTGGGTGGAGATTCGTATCTCAATACCCAATACCTGGGAGCTAACTACCAATACCATTTCAACCCCCGCTGGTCGGTGGGACTGAAGTACTCGAACTACCTCAACGAGTTGGGATCAGAAGGCAAGAACATTATTAAGCAGTTTGGCTTTATCCCTGAGTTGGATTGGCCTAAGCAATCCTATATGGGCGTCATCAATTATTACCCCATGTACGGAAAATTCAGTTTCTTTGGTAAAGGGATTGTTCACTTCGATTTTTACCTCCTCGCCGGCTATGGAAACATAGAGCTTAAGAATGGCGAGACCAGTGCCTTAACTGGTGGTGCTGGAATTGGATTTTGGTTTTCTCAGCATCTGACAAGCCGCCTGGAAGTGAGGGTGCTCAATTACACTTCTCAGCGCCTTGCTGGAGCTGCGGACATGAAGCTGTCGGTCGCCAACTTTTCTCTGGGATACCTGCTATGA
- the rpmJ gene encoding 50S ribosomal protein L36, producing MKVRASVKKICKNCKIIKRKGVIRVICENPKHKQKQG from the coding sequence ATGAAAGTAAGAGCTTCGGTAAAAAAGATCTGCAAGAACTGCAAGATCATTAAACGTAAAGGGGTCATCCGCGTGATTTGCGAAAACCCCAAACACAAGCAGAAACAGGGGTAA
- the rpsK gene encoding 30S ribosomal protein S11: MAGNQTTTTRKKVKKNVPSGRCYISAGFGNTVVTMTDGSGNVVAWSTAGMLGFKGSRKGTPFAAQMAAQDAAKKAVDMGMKSVDLFLKGPGAGREPAVRAIAASGLRVTSLRDITPVPHNGCRPPKRRRI, from the coding sequence ATGGCGGGAAATCAGACGACGACGACTCGAAAAAAAGTCAAAAAGAACGTACCCAGTGGCCGTTGCTACATTTCGGCTGGCTTCGGGAACACAGTGGTGACTATGACCGATGGCAGTGGAAACGTGGTTGCATGGTCAACTGCTGGGATGTTGGGTTTTAAAGGAAGCCGTAAAGGAACTCCTTTTGCGGCCCAAATGGCAGCTCAAGATGCTGCCAAAAAAGCTGTAGATATGGGCATGAAATCAGTAGACCTGTTCCTTAAGGGTCCAGGCGCTGGTCGTGAACCTGCAGTGAGAGCTATCGCGGCAAGTGGATTACGGGTAACATCTCTTCGGGATATTACTCCAGTTCCCCACAATGGATGTCGACCTCCGAAAAGACGTCGTATCTAG